One region of Thiomonas intermedia genomic DNA includes:
- a CDS encoding right-handed parallel beta-helix repeat-containing protein, whose product MGCLLIGTALGLQGCGGGSGPSAPGDACATYWVSTAGNDATGDGGMGQPFATVDRARLAVRGDPRRGVCKIDVNIMGGVYALKAPLVFDPQDSGAPGREVVYQAAPGNNQPVVLSGGLPVSGFQCNGGRCVAPVPDLPSGVMPRQFYVDDQRALRARSNTATPINPDYRWVSNGYQAVGTPLALTHPELVEAVTTTQWKMMRCPVGANAGGVLSMVNPCWNNANTFPKEWSFYQLSWLENAPEFLTDPHMWYLDPYAKTVTYLMGASTPPQSAYLPILESLLQIQGRPSAPVTGLQFRNLQFEYATWLLPNSANGYVSDQSGNLLIGSNYATNLIGHQQTTYPTPGHIALTYARDVAFVGNTFKHLGGAALSLGTGCQNNLIQQNHFVDIASSALIVGGISPQDMRPDASSANSGNQILDNVIEATGQDYYDTAAIYVGFTRGTQISHNSIDNVPWSGIAIGWGWGLLDPSGFPGLPGATPAMWGSFDTPTVSSDNQITNNVISNFLEKLWDGGAIYTNGAQGTSFANGLLIQGNVAEGKRSSAGGNIFYTDGGSQFITINQNVAFNDPVGTIDFGPCGYPTSFEGAALSQDLCLLTAIVPYGADMGGCLPAGNLRFTNNYLANPSTFFDICQNAPYVPTSTPNLVMQNIAITSMSVPDVIAIVQRAGPR is encoded by the coding sequence ATGGGTTGCCTCCTGATCGGCACGGCTCTGGGCCTCCAGGGCTGTGGTGGCGGGTCCGGGCCGAGCGCCCCGGGCGATGCCTGCGCCACCTACTGGGTGTCGACCGCGGGCAACGATGCCACGGGCGACGGCGGCATGGGGCAGCCGTTCGCCACGGTCGATCGGGCCAGGCTGGCCGTGCGCGGCGATCCCAGGCGGGGCGTCTGCAAGATCGACGTGAACATCATGGGCGGGGTGTATGCCTTGAAGGCGCCCCTCGTTTTCGATCCGCAGGACTCGGGCGCGCCGGGGCGCGAAGTGGTCTACCAGGCGGCGCCCGGCAACAACCAGCCGGTCGTTCTTTCCGGCGGGCTGCCGGTGAGCGGGTTTCAGTGCAACGGCGGCCGCTGCGTGGCGCCGGTGCCTGATCTTCCCTCGGGCGTGATGCCGCGTCAGTTCTATGTGGATGATCAGCGTGCCCTTCGGGCACGGTCGAATACGGCCACGCCGATCAACCCGGATTACCGATGGGTGAGCAACGGTTATCAGGCCGTGGGCACGCCGCTGGCCTTGACGCACCCGGAGCTGGTCGAGGCCGTCACGACCACGCAATGGAAGATGATGCGTTGCCCGGTGGGCGCCAACGCGGGAGGCGTTCTGAGCATGGTGAATCCGTGCTGGAACAACGCCAATACCTTTCCGAAGGAGTGGAGTTTTTACCAGCTTAGCTGGCTGGAGAACGCGCCGGAGTTTCTGACGGACCCCCATATGTGGTACCTCGATCCGTATGCGAAGACGGTCACCTATCTCATGGGCGCATCCACGCCGCCGCAAAGCGCCTATCTGCCGATTCTGGAGTCTTTGCTGCAGATTCAGGGGCGGCCGTCGGCACCGGTGACGGGGCTGCAGTTCCGCAATCTTCAGTTTGAATACGCGACCTGGCTTCTGCCCAACTCGGCCAATGGCTATGTCTCCGACCAGAGCGGCAACCTGCTGATCGGGAGCAATTACGCGACGAACCTCATCGGGCATCAGCAAACGACCTATCCGACCCCGGGCCATATCGCCCTGACGTATGCGCGCGACGTGGCTTTCGTCGGCAACACCTTCAAGCATTTGGGCGGGGCGGCGCTGTCGCTGGGAACGGGATGCCAGAACAACCTGATTCAACAGAATCACTTCGTCGACATCGCATCTTCGGCGCTGATCGTGGGAGGCATCAGCCCGCAGGACATGCGCCCCGATGCTTCGTCGGCCAACAGCGGCAATCAGATTCTCGACAACGTGATCGAAGCCACCGGCCAGGACTATTACGACACGGCGGCGATCTATGTGGGCTTCACCCGGGGCACCCAGATTTCCCACAATTCGATCGACAACGTGCCCTGGAGCGGAATCGCGATCGGCTGGGGCTGGGGCTTGCTCGATCCTTCGGGCTTTCCGGGACTGCCAGGCGCGACGCCAGCCATGTGGGGCAGCTTCGACACGCCCACGGTGTCGAGCGACAACCAGATCACCAACAACGTGATCAGCAACTTCCTCGAAAAACTGTGGGACGGCGGGGCCATCTACACCAATGGGGCCCAGGGCACGAGTTTCGCCAACGGCTTGCTGATCCAGGGCAATGTTGCCGAAGGCAAGCGGTCCAGCGCCGGGGGCAACATCTTTTACACCGATGGAGGCTCGCAGTTCATCACGATCAATCAGAACGTGGCGTTCAACGATCCGGTCGGAACGATCGATTTCGGTCCCTGCGGCTATCCGACCTCGTTCGAGGGCGCCGCGCTCTCGCAGGATCTCTGCCTGCTCACCGCGATCGTGCCCTATGGGGCCGACATGGGGGGCTGCCTGCCTGCGGGCAATCTGCGCTTCACCAACAACTATCTGGCCAATCCCTCGACCTTCTTCGACATCTGCCAGAACGCTCCTTACGTGCCGACCTCGACGCCGAACCTGGTCATGCAGAACATCGCCATCACATCGATGTCGGTGCCCGATGTGATCGCCATCGTGCAGCGCGCGGGGCCAAGATAG
- a CDS encoding carbon-nitrogen hydrolase family protein, translated as MKIAALQMVSGTSAAANLQRAEGLLAQAAAQGVRLAVLPEYFCLMGRSDTDKVRLREKPGSGPIQDFLADAARRHGLWIVGGTLPLESPDPDRVLNTTLVFNPAGEQAARYDKMHLFAFQRGTERYAEADSITPGTQAVAFDCEGLRIGLTICYDLRFPELFRALSNPAPCDLYLLPAAFTHTTGEKHWEVLLRARAIENLAYVLGSAQGGVHENGRRTWGHSMIVDPWGEVLAMQAEGEAVVTATLDRDRIARHRESLPALRHRVV; from the coding sequence ATGAAAATCGCAGCCCTCCAGATGGTCTCCGGCACGTCCGCCGCCGCCAACCTGCAACGCGCCGAGGGTCTGCTCGCCCAGGCCGCAGCCCAAGGCGTGCGGCTGGCCGTGCTGCCCGAATACTTCTGCCTCATGGGTCGGTCCGACACCGACAAAGTCCGCCTGCGCGAAAAGCCCGGCAGCGGCCCCATTCAAGACTTTCTGGCCGATGCGGCCCGCCGCCACGGACTGTGGATCGTCGGCGGCACCCTGCCGCTGGAAAGCCCCGACCCCGACCGCGTGCTCAACACCACGCTGGTGTTCAACCCCGCGGGCGAACAGGCGGCCCGCTACGACAAGATGCACCTGTTCGCCTTCCAGCGCGGCACCGAGCGCTACGCCGAAGCCGACAGCATCACGCCCGGCACCCAGGCCGTGGCCTTCGACTGCGAAGGTCTGCGCATCGGCCTGACCATCTGCTACGACCTGCGCTTTCCCGAGCTGTTCCGGGCGCTGTCCAACCCCGCGCCCTGCGACCTCTACCTCCTGCCCGCCGCTTTCACCCACACCACCGGCGAGAAACATTGGGAAGTGCTGCTGCGCGCCCGCGCCATCGAGAACTTGGCCTATGTGCTCGGCAGCGCGCAGGGCGGCGTGCACGAAAACGGCCGCCGCACCTGGGGGCACAGCATGATCGTCGACCCCTGGGGCGAGGTGCTCGCGATGCAGGCCGAGGGCGAAGCCGTGGTCACCGCAACCCTCGATCGCGACCGCATCGCCAGACACCGCGAAAGCCTGCCCGCCCTGCGGCACCGGGTGGTGTGA
- a CDS encoding YhdP family protein: protein MSLLHLSLRAATRIWEAAVLLVLTVYFVLGAGLLTLRYAVLPNAQQFRPWVEQASSRALGLPVHIGAIQTQWHGLMPQFALHDVRIDGPQGQPALQFAEVDAAPSWKSLSRLALTFDQLVIRGANLTVTRTDADHLEVGGIRFAVSGSGKNEAAQQFADWLFSQNEILILDSRLTWVNAAQHAPPLPLTQVNLLLRNALVTHRAALTAMPPAGFGGRIDLRASFRQPFFLRHTADFARWKGTLYGEVADVDLAALQPQLPLTLPAQTQTGRGSVRAWTQFDQGAPTAFTADLALRGIAVQLPPHDAPDALSTPPGLPPIALDTLSTRMTWAPLPGGEKASVQHLQFRTAQGQSLAPVSVDWQWQHPPGEAAQGRLQTGALDLGALAAVAQRLPLPALWQARLAALQPQGRIDRFEAQARWPQGVALSSPPPTYDVQADFTALRWNSPAGAGEGTPPADTRPLIERGKAAALALHLPADLPGVDGLSGTLKASQDGGQAQLRLTRGGLDLPLIYAPARLGFDSLRADLDWTRDTAGQWQVSTRRFDFANADAAGRATLTWRAAAHGLGSMDLQGQLTRADARAVWRYLPIDIPLHTRDYLRSAVAAGSARKVDFSVRGQLEDFPFDTPARGGTFEVNAQIENGVFNYAPRNLLPPGQTARADSVHANAEWPEFTQVNGDLRVTSHSLEVRNASARALGARISGVNGSLPSFDQGVLSISGKAQAPASDALRYLVDSPINRQLGGVFDDVQAQGPVALDLALTLPLDHLDGTTLKGLATLQGVDVSWSRDLPRFTKVRGTVAFNHGGFNLALNAPDVLGGPLTLRGGQQAGGPLQLQASGSFSSSGLRGAQAEWMQTLGKVLQGQAPYTLGITQARGSDDATLELRSNLVGAAIDLPPPLGKPASAPESLLYTRAPLPAAADGSRRHAVQIDLGGLARARYVLEDSPATTGTGADFRVVSGGLAIGPQAALPQPEHSVQANVKLPVLDLDAWDAALKPLLGSETTVPPAPPVLAAAAETRGLAALLPTTAAFDIGRLTLMSRVINQVVVGGHRSGDLLQANVNSRQMSGYIGWQIGQGNSPGTLSARLARLELPKSSDSDVEHLLNEQPRSIPALDIVADNVDLQGHRFTHLEVQAVNRGRVDGSKQWQLTHFELATPDNVLTGSGTWSTLGTQLAVPGSADAATPARRTTMQFKLAVGDAGGLLATLGKPGLLKGGKGEITGNLAWLGSPLNLDFPSLNGQFKLQLGSGQFLKADPGIAKLLGVLSLQSLPRRLTLDFRDLFSSGFAFDKVDADVGVDSGIASTRDFRMSGVSATVRIEGQTNLSTETQNLRVVVVPNINAGAASLAYALVNPVVGLGTFLAQYIAREPLARAFTHVYDITGTWVTPIVNEVSLGSPGPGAGPPQGGGSPLGGAASASERGGHSAADATPAAP from the coding sequence CAGCAGTTCCGCCCCTGGGTCGAGCAGGCCAGCAGCCGGGCCCTGGGGCTGCCCGTGCACATCGGCGCGATCCAGACCCAGTGGCACGGCCTGATGCCGCAGTTTGCCCTGCACGATGTGCGCATCGACGGCCCGCAGGGCCAGCCCGCGCTGCAGTTCGCCGAGGTGGACGCCGCGCCCTCGTGGAAAAGCCTCTCCCGCCTCGCCCTCACGTTCGACCAGTTGGTGATCCGCGGCGCCAATCTCACGGTGACGCGAACCGACGCCGACCATCTGGAGGTCGGCGGCATCCGTTTCGCGGTCTCCGGGTCGGGCAAGAACGAGGCTGCGCAGCAGTTCGCCGACTGGCTGTTCAGCCAGAACGAAATCCTGATTCTCGACAGCCGCCTCACCTGGGTGAACGCCGCGCAGCACGCACCGCCCCTGCCGCTCACGCAGGTCAACCTCCTGCTGCGCAACGCCCTGGTGACGCACCGCGCCGCGCTCACCGCGATGCCGCCCGCGGGTTTCGGCGGCCGCATCGATCTGCGCGCCAGTTTCCGCCAGCCGTTCTTCCTGCGTCACACCGCCGACTTCGCGCGCTGGAAGGGCACGCTGTACGGCGAGGTTGCCGACGTCGATCTGGCGGCCCTGCAACCCCAGCTCCCCCTGACCCTGCCCGCCCAGACCCAGACCGGCCGCGGCTCGGTGCGCGCCTGGACGCAGTTCGACCAGGGCGCCCCGACCGCCTTCACCGCCGATCTGGCGCTGCGCGGCATCGCCGTTCAACTCCCCCCCCACGACGCCCCCGACGCGCTGAGCACGCCCCCGGGGCTGCCCCCCATCGCGCTCGACACCCTCTCCACCCGCATGACCTGGGCTCCGCTGCCCGGCGGCGAGAAGGCCAGCGTGCAGCATCTGCAATTCCGCACGGCCCAGGGCCAGTCTCTGGCCCCCGTCAGCGTGGACTGGCAATGGCAGCACCCCCCGGGTGAGGCCGCCCAGGGCCGACTGCAGACCGGCGCGCTCGATCTCGGCGCCCTGGCCGCCGTGGCGCAACGCCTGCCGCTGCCCGCGCTCTGGCAGGCTCGCCTGGCCGCGCTGCAGCCGCAGGGCCGCATCGACCGCTTCGAGGCGCAGGCCCGCTGGCCCCAGGGCGTGGCGCTCAGCAGCCCGCCGCCGACTTATGACGTCCAGGCCGATTTCACCGCGTTGCGCTGGAACAGCCCCGCCGGTGCGGGCGAGGGCACGCCGCCCGCCGATACCCGTCCCCTGATCGAGCGCGGCAAGGCCGCGGCCCTGGCCCTGCATCTACCGGCCGACCTGCCGGGCGTCGACGGCCTGTCGGGCACGCTCAAGGCCTCGCAGGACGGCGGCCAGGCGCAGCTCCGGCTGACCCGAGGCGGGCTGGACCTGCCCTTGATCTACGCCCCGGCCAGGCTGGGTTTCGACAGCCTGCGCGCCGATCTCGACTGGACCCGCGACACCGCCGGGCAGTGGCAGGTCAGCACCCGCCGCTTCGACTTCGCCAATGCCGACGCGGCCGGCCGCGCCACGCTGACCTGGCGCGCCGCGGCGCACGGCCTGGGCAGCATGGATCTGCAGGGCCAGCTCACCCGCGCCGACGCCCGGGCGGTATGGCGCTATCTGCCCATCGACATACCCCTGCACACCCGCGACTATCTGCGCAGCGCCGTTGCGGCAGGCAGCGCGCGCAAGGTCGACTTCTCGGTTCGTGGCCAGCTCGAAGACTTCCCCTTCGACACCCCCGCCCGGGGCGGCACCTTCGAGGTGAATGCGCAGATCGAGAACGGGGTGTTCAACTACGCCCCGCGAAACCTGCTGCCGCCCGGGCAGACCGCCCGCGCCGACAGCGTGCACGCCAACGCCGAGTGGCCCGAGTTCACCCAGGTCAACGGCGATCTGCGGGTGACCTCGCACAGCCTGGAGGTGCGCAACGCCTCGGCGCGGGCGTTGGGTGCGCGCATCAGCGGGGTCAACGGCAGCCTGCCGAGCTTCGACCAGGGCGTGCTCAGCATCAGCGGCAAGGCCCAGGCGCCCGCGAGCGACGCCTTGCGCTACCTCGTCGACAGCCCGATCAACCGGCAGCTCGGCGGCGTGTTCGACGACGTGCAGGCCCAGGGCCCGGTGGCGCTCGACCTCGCCCTCACCCTGCCCCTCGACCATCTCGACGGCACCACCCTCAAAGGGCTGGCCACTCTGCAGGGCGTGGACGTGTCGTGGAGCCGCGATCTGCCGCGCTTCACCAAGGTGCGCGGCACGGTGGCGTTCAACCACGGCGGGTTCAACCTCGCGCTCAACGCGCCTGACGTGCTCGGCGGCCCCCTCACCCTGCGCGGCGGCCAGCAGGCGGGCGGGCCGCTGCAGTTGCAGGCCAGCGGCAGTTTCAGCAGCAGCGGACTGCGCGGCGCTCAGGCCGAATGGATGCAGACCCTCGGCAAGGTGCTGCAGGGGCAGGCGCCCTACACCCTGGGCATCACCCAAGCGCGCGGCAGCGACGACGCGACGCTGGAGCTGCGCAGCAATCTGGTGGGCGCCGCCATCGATCTGCCGCCGCCGCTGGGCAAGCCGGCCAGCGCGCCCGAATCGCTGCTCTACACCCGCGCCCCACTGCCCGCGGCCGCTGACGGCAGCCGCCGCCACGCGGTGCAGATCGATCTGGGCGGTCTGGCACGCGCGCGATACGTGCTGGAAGATTCCCCGGCCACGACCGGTACCGGCGCCGATTTTCGCGTCGTCAGCGGTGGGCTGGCCATCGGCCCCCAGGCCGCGCTGCCGCAGCCCGAACACTCGGTGCAGGCGAACGTCAAGCTGCCGGTGCTCGATCTCGACGCCTGGGACGCCGCCCTCAAGCCCCTGCTCGGCAGCGAGACGACAGTCCCCCCGGCGCCCCCCGTTCTGGCCGCCGCTGCGGAGACCCGCGGACTGGCCGCCCTTCTGCCCACCACCGCCGCGTTCGACATCGGCCGCCTCACGCTGATGAGCCGCGTGATCAATCAGGTCGTGGTCGGCGGCCATCGCAGCGGCGATCTGCTGCAGGCCAACGTGAACTCGCGCCAGATGTCGGGCTACATCGGCTGGCAGATCGGCCAGGGCAACAGCCCTGGCACGCTCAGCGCGCGTCTGGCCCGGCTGGAGCTGCCCAAGTCGAGCGATTCAGACGTCGAGCACCTCCTCAACGAGCAGCCCAGAAGCATTCCGGCCCTGGACATCGTGGCCGACAACGTCGATCTGCAAGGACACCGCTTCACGCATCTGGAGGTGCAGGCGGTCAACCGCGGGCGCGTGGACGGCAGCAAGCAGTGGCAGCTCACCCATTTCGAGCTCGCCACCCCCGACAACGTGCTCACGGGCAGCGGCACCTGGTCCACCCTGGGCACGCAGCTCGCCGTGCCCGGCAGCGCCGACGCCGCAACGCCGGCCCGCCGCACGACCATGCAGTTCAAGCTTGCCGTCGGCGATGCCGGCGGCCTGCTCGCCACCCTGGGCAAGCCCGGCCTGCTCAAGGGGGGCAAAGGCGAGATCACCGGCAATCTGGCGTGGCTGGGTTCGCCCCTCAATCTCGATTTCCCCAGCCTGAACGGGCAGTTCAAGCTGCAGCTCGGCAGCGGCCAGTTCCTCAAGGCCGATCCCGGCATCGCCAAGCTGCTGGGCGTGCTCAGCCTGCAAAGCCTGCCGCGCCGCCTGACCCTGGATTTCCGCGACCTGTTCTCGTCGGGATTCGCCTTCGACAAGGTCGATGCCGACGTCGGCGTGGACAGCGGCATCGCCAGCACGCGCGACTTCCGCATGAGCGGCGTCTCGGCCACGGTGCGCATCGAAGGCCAGACCAACCTCTCCACCGAGACCCAGAACCTGCGCGTGGTCGTAGTGCCCAACATCAACGCGGGCGCCGCATCGCTCGCCTACGCCCTGGTGAACCCCGTCGTCGGCCTGGGCACTTTCCTGGCGCAATACATCGCCCGCGAACCCCTCGCGCGGGCCTTCACCCATGTGTACGACATCACCGGCACCTGGGTCACCCCCATCGTCAACGAGGTTTCGCTCGGCAGCCCTGGCCCCGGCGCAGGGCCGCCCCAAGGCGGGGGCAGCCCCCTGGGTGGGGCAGCGAGCGCAAGCGAGCGTGGGGGCCATTCAGCCGCAGACGCCACGCCCGCGGCGCCCTGA